GGGCACATGCCGCTGCTGTTGCTGTTCTCACGGAATTTTCGGAGTGATGTCGGCGCGGTCCTCGGTTTGAACCGCCGCGGCGTTTTTTAAGTCAAACATTCCTGTGCAATTTTTTTACTTATTTAGAGCGTGGAGGGAATCCGCCGGACTCGTAGGCTTGTTGTACTGTTTGTGCTAAATTTTGTTCCctctcttgtttttcttttttttctggatCGCGCAGTCGAGTTCATGAAGCAGATCTCGTGCTCCATGGAGCTCACCAACAAGACGGACGACTACCTCGCCTTCAAGGTAATCGGAATTACCATCTCGTCGTTTTCCACCAAGTGTTCTCAGCCTTCGTCGCAGCGCGCAGCTCTGCAATTTGTGTGCAAAAGTGTCTGAATGTGATGCCGCATTTGGTGAAATGTTGCGCCTCTTAGGTCAAGACGACGAGTCCCAAGAAGTACTGCGTCCGGCCCAACAGCGGCATTGTGCCGCCGCGGTCCACCAGCAGCGTCGTCGGTAGTGCCAACTCCCATGCACCTCCCACCAAAGCCATCAGGATGCTTTGTTATAGTATCTCCGCAAAAAACTGACTGTCTCTCTGGTTTCTCAGTGACAATGCAGGCGCTGAAGCAGGCGCCGCCCGACATGCAGTGCAAGGACAAGTTTCTCGTGCAGAGCGCTGTGGTGACGGAGGGAACTGCAGTCAAGGATATCACTGGAGAGATGGTACTTCACATTCTAATGTCTCTACGCTGGTTCAGTTATGTTGTGGGATGTTTGCTTCAACAGTGCTAACAAGTGAACCTTGTGTAGTTTAAAAAGGAATCAGGTAATGTGGTGGATGAGGTGAGGCTCAAGGTTGTCTACGTGCAACCACCCCGACCACCATCGCCTGTGCGGGAGGGATCTGAAGAGGGTTCGTCGCCTCGGCCTTCATGGTCAGATGGGGCAAACATAAATTATCAAGATGTGAGATCTCTTAACTCTATGCTGTTTCTTTCATTTCGAGTTTTGTTCTTAAATGCTTGAGATGTAGTCGATTGTTTTCTAGATGCAGGCAACAAGGGAATCTGATGAGCCTCCATTGTCCTCAGTTAGTACCTTAACTTCATCTGCTGCTTTCCTGATCTGCTCTTGTTTGCAACCATGTTAAACCGAGCTGTTGCTGGTTTCAGGCGCACAAGGAACCATCTGAGATAACCACTGAGGTCAGCTCCGTCGAACAACTATTTAAGTCTGCATGGATTTTCTTGTAGAAGTATGGAAAGCAGAAATTGATTTTGTATAACTTCAGGGCATACTTATCTGTAATTGTTTAAAACTAATAGGGTTTGGCCAGATCAAACCTTGCATTGAATCCCTGAGAAGTAAAATTCAAGTACCATAGACATATATGACTTGCACTTTTCTCGATTATCAATGCGCCTTAATCGCATAGTCATATCATTTGGAAGAATGGTATCACAAGTGCCATGCTTTGTAAATGAGATATTCAGTGAGCTGACACCTTTTTGCTTAGCACATAAGAATTATTCAAACAACAAATTTGTGTTCAAGATGCTGTTGTACTTGTTAACACCATTAGACTTTGAGCAACACTCAACTTAACACTGAAATAGTCAATAAATGATGACCAGAATACTAGATCTTTAAGCCTCAAACTAATTCAAGTATTTTGAATTTATACTGTAATGTAATGATACATGTTTAAGCCACTAGTGAGCTTTATTAAGTTCACCTCACCTTTGTGATAATAGATATGGGTGTAAGACATAGACAGTCATTTGCGCCGTCatcactatgatgaacttgctaaacTTGAAATTAGGTGTTTCTGTGTTGACTGATGCATGCTGCAATATGCATTTGTTATCATACTACTGAGAACATGTATGTACGTCGGTCAAGCTCTAACTTGAAACTGGTCTGTTATGTTTCATCTCAGAGATCAGTGGATATTGGTCAAGCTCTAACTTATAACAAGATACCCAGTTAATCAACCTGTATTCAGTTTATCATCTTTAGTTGTTGGCCTTTGCTAATTTCTCTCGCTGTGGAGTTGCAGTTGTAGCTAATTCCACATAATGATACACCCAAATCTGCCAGTTGGCTTTATTATAGCAACTAGATTCTTTATTAGGTGCAGCAAATGCACATGCTTTGGTAGTACATCGTGTAAACTTTTGTATGTATATTGGTACGGTCAATTACCTGCATTATGCGTCCAGCCCTGCACTATGAGTCAATAAATGGAGGACAGCAGACTTTGTGCTCTGCTCACCACGCAACATTGTTCAGTTTTTCGTACACCTTTTGTTATAAGTATCTTTTACTTGCCTTGTACCGACACCAATAATATCTCATGAATTGTATAGACGTCCCCGTTGATTTCAAGATTAACTGAAGAGAGAAACTCTGCTATTCAGCAGAACAACAAGCTTCGTGAGGAACTGGTTAGTGGACTCGGATCTTGATGAACATTTTTGTGGCATGTTTTGTATTTTGCTTGTAGTATTAGCATTCTTCCCTGGTGTTTAAGGCTTGAGAAAAATTGTCATTATAGCGGTTGCGCTATTGCTTATCTTTTCATTTAACTTGGGCATATCTTAGGCCCACAGCCTATTGCATCCATAAactataatactccctccattccaaaatatagtgcgcccgcgcttcccgaggtccaactttgaccataaatttaaccaacgagatcaactgcggcgggagaaaaaaatatataattgaaaatttctttcgaatacgaattcactgatataatttttgctcccgccgcaatcggtcttggtagttaaatttacggtcagaGTTGAAACacgtggatagaggaagcactacattgtggaatggagggagtaccaaacTTGTTAGATTGCTTGAAGCCTAACATAGTTGTAACTAAACATCTTGCGTTGAATTTCGACAGGACCTTGTGAGAAGGGAGATCAGCAAGCAGAATGGCAATGGTGGTTTCCCGTTGGTGTTTGTGGTTGCCGTTGCTCTGCTGGGAATTCTGCTGGGCTATCTCATGAAAAGATAGAGGATCCCTGTGCCTGCGTCTTGTTAGGTGCTGGGAATTCTGCTGGGCTATCTCATGAAAAGATAGAGGATCCCTGTGCCTGCGTCTTGTTAGGCTCCTGTCCTCATCAAAATGGAGCAGTGTTGTCATCTCCATTCTGATGCGCTCATTTACATGTGCGGCACTACTACTTAACAGCACAATATCTTAGGGTATGATGTCGCCTGTAGTCGCAAGCGTCAGACTGGGTTGACCATCATACCCGGTCGAGTAGTCGTCACGATTAACCTTATGGTTGTTTGTCATATATGGCTACTGTTAGGTTGGGCACTAGTATAACTTGGTATAATTGTTAAAAATGACTTTCGCCTATCTAGTGTTGATTGCCTCGTGGTATATTTGAAGTAAACTAACGACTTGGAGCGGAAATTTCTCAAGTTTGGCCCAAATTCATGCAGTGGATAGTGTAAATGTATTCCTCTTTGGATGTTTTACTCGGCAAGCGAGCAGAGCAGTGCTCGGTTGATTATGCATGTACTTCATCCTGAATTTTTGGATGTCGTACGAGGCTGGATTCGTGCTTAATTCGATGTCCATGCACCACTTGTGGTAGTAAATAAGAGCACGGCCAATTGGTGATTCCTATTAGAACAGCAACAGTGGTCCCGTAGTACGACTCAACAACGTACATGAACAATTAATCCCAGATGAAACAGCTACTCCTACAAGCTTGGGCATCTACCCTACTAGGACCTTGATATGCAGCTCCTGTGAACAAAGGTTCTGCTCAGTCCTGGGACTTTGATTGACTCAAGCGTCCAGGCTCCAGCGAGCGGCGCCCAGTTTCACCTTCCAATCCATTCCGTCTTAACAGTAAGGTTTTGCAGAGCTGTTTGCCCAGTCATCATCACTCCCCTGGCTCTTGCAACATGTTGCATCGGGACACAATGGTGCGGAATTCCTCAAGGCTTATCTGTGAAGGAAAATTGAGTTGTAAGAACTGGATTCATGTTCAAAAGATGAGCACTCCTTATTGTAGCGCTGGTAGCTCGCTGTCGAACGAGTGTCTGCAGCATCTGTTTGACAAACGGACCATGCCGAGTAGGTAtccattgttggaatccatgttcCGCAATAGTTATTTAGAATTATTGTGATGAGTTAGCACGTTAAAATGGCCGAGAGTTATCATTAGGTGGACAAACAAGCAGCATTGCCCCCTCTCTCTAGTTGAGCTTACTTGATAAAACAGTATCCTGATGGCCAGTAGTGGTCACTAGTCACGAGTCAAGTGGTCATTCAGTAATGCAAGTTGACAACAAGATGGCTATCAAACACCAAAAAAAAGCAGGACAACAGGATTATCATGTATATATAATTGCTAGTCAATAAGTACACGACGATTTTAAGCAATTCACATTCTTGAATACATTGGCAAATAGCAGGGGAAATGGTGGAAATCTGCTAGTTCTGGCTTGGCGAAAACAGGCACCACCTGAGAAGTGTATTTGCAACTGATTTAAATGTATAATTCTTCACAAGGGAACCAGTTGTCAGTGACCCAGTGTTAATTGATTTGCATGTGGTTCCATGAGTGCACATAAATCAGACTACTTATAGTTTCCCAAATCAGAAAACTGGATTCTAAACAATGCATCATTTAAAGTAGATATGCAACATTTTTATCCAAGAACAAAGGACAAACCTTTCCATCTTTGTCACTATCAAAGCAACGGATCATCTTAGATAGCTCAAAATCTGTCCAGATGAAATCATTTATATTGGCCATTTTTTCAAGATCCCAGGGTGCAATGTATCCTTTTCCAGCTTCTGTACACCAAAGCAGTAACCAATTCACAGTCCATAAAAGTAAAATATTTAGATGAAACATTATAGTACAGTGGCAAGAAAAGAGAAACTATGCCAATCAAAATTTTGTGCTTCTGCTATGAACATAACTAAACCCATTTGTCTATAGGGGAATACCCAACTGAAGATACTTCAGTGTGGACAAATCAGCTTGGCTTGTTGAATACTGTTTAAGAATTAATCTTTATTCCCCTGGTAAGCATCGCAGGATCACACCATACGTAACTTTAACCAATACGCAAATCACAAGGGCATCAGAACAAAACGCCTATGTATAGATGCAACACAAAATCAATTTTCTAGGGAACTCAGGTTTTAAATGTCATAAAAGGACTTCCAAGTCAGATAAAATACCATCAAATGAGAAGAATATTGCCACCACATCATCTTCCGACAGTTGAATTCTGCTCCTAACCTGAAAGCAAGCAATGGAAGCACAATTATGCAAAACACAAGTAAGATTGGGATGTAAAGCTAATACTGTAATGTCATTCTGGAAGGAACATACCTGCTTCTTTGCCTTCCTATTTTTAGAGGAATCCTTAACAGGTGTGGTATTGTCATCTTTGCACGGTGTGCTTTTTCGTCCTTTGGCTCCTCTGCTCGAAGTTTCTGCAACTGTTGTTGTCGTCACGGAACTTTCTAAAGGGTCTGTTGTTGTTGTCACGGAACTTTTTGAAGGTTCTGCCAGGGAGAGCGCAATCGCCTGCATATGGCGAAGAATCATAAGTGGAAAAAAAGGATCAGGAGTTCAATAAGCATTCAAGGATCACATCCGTTTTTGGCGCCTACATTTGCGATGTATGTATTACCTGTTGTAAGGCTGCATCGTCATCCATAAAATCGGTGAACGGAGCACCTTCTTCTCTAACGGTACTTTTAGAAGAGCTTCCcaagttcattttcttctttgccTTTCCCTGAAAAGAAAGCAGAGAAAAGAAAACTATGCATTGGTACTAATATAAAAGAGCAGACAGTTATACTGTATTAACATGGAATTTCACATTCCATTTCTTTGGGAGATCTCCAACCCATCGTGCAGTGAAATCTATCAACCTTGTGTTGCTGCTTAGATATTGCTAAAACCGTGACCTAGCAATTTAACCTGTAAGGATGCCATGAACAAGCCCACTAACCCTAATTGCATTACAACTGATGAAAAAAGTGCTTGATACACTATCACCAAAGCAATTGTGCCAACTAATTCATGCTAACAGCGATGATGATACACACAAGATTCAAGGGCCTGGATTAGTCGATTTGTTCCGCCGGAAAATGGGGGCACCTTTTGGTTAGACCTAGAGGAAGCCTTGAACTCCTCCTCGGAGTCTTGGTCACCGGCCGACGagctgtcctcctcctcctcctcttcctcgccgccacccccgtcCGACGGGAGGTACTCGTCGTCCGCATCGTCGGATCGTTTCTTCTGTTTTCTCttggtggccgccgccgccgccgcggaggaCGGCTGGTTGAGGATGGGGGACGCCGCTAGGCGGCGGATGCCGAGGGCCTGGAGGCGGGCCTCGTTCTCCCGTATCCGCGCCAGTCGCTGCTTCTCGTACTCCGTCAGGGGCTGCTCCTCTCCCGCCATGGCGCAGCGGCTgtgtttttttcttctctctccgaAGAAAATTGTGAGATTGCCTTCTGTTTCTTCTCTTGATTTTTTTGACGGGTCTTCCGTTGATTTTCTCGTGTGGGCCTGATTTTATTGGGTTAACATGGGCCTTTTCTATGGCCCTCATTTTATTATGTGGATGGGCCGTAGGCAGATAGCTCTACTCAAACACGCCTTTCTAATTGCGCGATGGCCCTCAAAAcctttctattttttttttctGAGCACATCAAAACAAGGCTGAACCAGCACACTCACACATTCGTAAAAATAGCAGAATGCCCATGCGTTGCCACGGGTCTTTTAATTTGTTTTATTGCACCAATAAATACAAATGCATATCCCTCTCGCTTTCCCCACACTATATACCACCCTCCATATCTCTTCCTCCCCTTCTCTCTCCCAcccatgatctctctctctctctctcacacacacacacaccctcttcctcttccacgaCTCAATTTAATTTAGGCTCAACTTAACTAACTTTTACACATGATCTAGTTATATTGCCCGTGCGTCGCTGCGGGAGCACACATATTTTAACGGTTTAACACCAATCGTGTCTAATATATAATTTTTACAAGCTCCATGCACATATGTGTCATTGTATACATACTTTAACATTACATTACTCTAACAATGACACATAAAACAAATAATTAATGTCCCCTCCAAGTCCGAAGTACATTTGTCTCTCATACGTTCGAGCATGTTCAGACATCAAATGGGTGCCTAGCAGGCTCCCCAAAATCCAAGCATCTAGATGGTCCGAGCTCCTCTAAATCCAGCCCACATGTGGATGAGAAATGTGGAAGTCCGAACCAGATGACACCCGGCTCACCTTCATCATGGCACCCTCTATTCTTCACACTGTACTTCCACCACGGACCGCCAAGGTGGAGTCCCCGGCCACCGTTATTAGGCAAGGAGGCGTGCGCCGCCCGTGACACCCTCCAAGCCAAGAAGGCATATCCGATGTCTTCCGAGTCATTGTCATGTTGTAACATATAGTTGAATGTCATGCATTACCACAAAATAAAAGTATGATGTCCATGCAACTGATACACCATGATGTCCATTATTAACTCTTGAATCAACCTACCTATGCATTTTTACCTTTCTATCCAAAGAAAAAAATTGTACGACTTaatgaaaaatatataaaaacCTCTCGATCATGCAATTTACAGCAAAGCCATCTCTGATAAAATGCAATTTGCCACATTTTCTAAAATAGAAAAATTATTCTGCTCAGAACTGTAACTGAACAAACAAACTCTAACCTTCTCCCCGCTCACTCTCAACCCTTACTCTTATCACAACAATCGACTAACTCGTGTTCTAAGTGAGCCAGTGGTTCTAGGTCCAGGTCTAGTGTTGCTCGAAGATCACTTTCCTTCTCATCCTGAGCAACAACTTCAGCTTTGTTAGCTTTGTTTTCACATGCTCTCTTTATAGCGTAGGTCAGGGCACTTGGTTCTCTACAAACATACAATTTGAATTAGACATCACCGATGCATGTAAAACATTATTGGGAGAAGGCTATTCCGTGCTTGCAACAAATAAAGGTTAGTAGTTGTGTTGCTAGAACAACTCTCGCTGCTAGCATGAATAGTAGAAGAATGGAATGGTTATATGGCTCTATGTAAATCCACCTATGGAAACAGGACAACAAAGCAAACCATGGAGAGCTAAGAATGACATGTACATCAAATAACATTTCTAAATGGGTTATTATAGggttaattagataaatgccacttcaattatggcgattctgagaaatgccaccacaatttccaaactttgaaaaatccaCCTATGGAAACAGCTCTGCCTTTCatggaaatggcatttttcaaagtttggaaattgcggtggcatttctcagaatcgccataattggagtggcatttatcaaattaaccctttATAAATTAGCTGTGGAACATAGTACGTTTTGTCGGTTTGTTCTGTCAAACTACTCGATATGACATTTCAGACAATGCATTTAAGAAATTTTAAACATGAGTAACAAAGACAACTACCAAAGAACAATTAATGCGTGCAAAAAGGAAGATAATATCACAAGTGTTTAGAAATCACCACCCCACAAATTTCACAAGGCCATTAAGAGGAAagttgaaaaaaaggaaaaagatcaGTTTGATTTACTACATTTACTAATAACTACAGATATTCTATAACATTTCAGGCTACAACTATGAATTTAGGCACTTATTTTCTTCTAACACTGGAAAGCAAACTATAACGTTCTCAATTATGCTTTCCATCTATATTTCATAGCATTTACAAGCACATAATGATATGGAATTCCCATCAGCTCCAAATTGCAATAAGCTAATATTAGTTTTTAATCTTGGTCTACCATATTTTTGTATTCTCTCAAGTTAAAAAAACATGGGTTGATGCTCACAAGTTTTTGAATTAAAAAAAAGCATGTAAGAGATCAGTTAGCCTCCTCCTCTGGTGAATGCAGAATAGGTCTTCCTTCTGATCTCTAGtcaaaagaacaaaaataaatatCTAGAGGAGGATTTCAGAAAGTGGACTAACTCAAAAAAAATAAGCAAACCATTCAATTATTAACATAGATTTGTGTAACCAGCTTATTGACAAGGCCAATTACCATGCAGACTGAATATCAGGACATACATGTACTGATTCTTCATTCTTGTATACACAAATATGCAAATAGTAATTAGTACTGCTCATGCACGACCAAACTAAAAAAGCATACAAGATTGTCTTCATACTTGAAGACCACTTAGGTGAGCTCATTTCAATTCTGATAGGGAGAGTAGATAAGTTCCAAAATAATGGGAAGACAATATTACCCCTATCGTAAAATATTGGAATGATCTAAAATTATGTGTGAGATTCATAGGAAAGCATCATTCATGAAGTGCGATATTTCTCTTGATTTTATTCTTCTCAAGGGATAGCTCAACATAAGTGGAAAAGAAGCGACTAATGCCATTGAGTATTTTAATCAAACACAATGCGCCCAACTATATACGCCATTAAGTCTAATAAAACTAAACATGGTAAAACATATTCATATTGGTATCATCCCTAGTAGAAGCTCTATATAATTTAATGAGAAATGAAATTAGCATGAAAAATGATCATATCCAAATCAATTCTCTTTAATGAGAAATGAAAACGACCCTGTGCATGTCCCAAAAGAACAATTGCGTATGGCGACTTGCAAAATAACATGCGCCACAGAATAATTTACTTAATAATTAAGCATACAAGTCGTCATGGCATCAAACAGAAGACAAGGAAGATTAGTAGCTAATCTGCTCAGTACAATTACACTAACAAACAGGTAGCAACATCGAGGTATTTTAGCATTATTCCATTGGTACCTGTACAATACAGTGGTAAATGTGTGGAGAGGTGTCATTTTGGTTGGCACCTTGAAAAAGGCATTGCTCTTGACCTGGGGCTGTAGGCGTGGCACTCATGGACTAAAAGAAACAAGAAGCCCATTTTGAAAACACAATTATTAAAAAGGCCAATTGATTGATTCATAGACGCAAATGTCAGCCCTACCTTGTCAAACTGTAGGAGGATGCTGAAGGCGAACTCATCCAGTGTCTCCGTGAGGGACCTGCCAAATCGAAATTCTTGCTGTATCTCTAACCACCAGAATTCAACAGAAGTTGTGATTCAGATTCATCAGCATCAAACTGAATGGTCGATTATTTGACAGAAGCTATGTACAATTATTATTGTACAGTAAACAATCCCTGGTCCAATACGATCATGCCAGAGTCATAAAATGACTGTATTGACCAAATAACAATCGCGCGGTGCCTCTAAACGGAGGTGCTAAGCAGATGTCGAACATGAGAAGATATCAAGAAACATGTGAGCCTCTAGACGGAAATGCCAAGTAGCATCCTTGGACATCATGTATGCATTTTCTATGGAAGCTACTACCtatgtatcaaaatataagatgtttttgtagttcaatttgaactgcaaaaacatcttatatttggtAAGGAGGGAGTACTAAACTCAGTTGGCCAGTTATAACAAAAGATCAGATAAGGAGGATTGTTACCAGATCAACATTCCCTTCATTTGGGCGAGCAACTATGTGCCGTACCATCTTGGCCAGAACACTGCCATGCGACTGGGGCAGCTCATGTTACCAACTATAATTGCTGCCTTGACACACTTTTCTCCGAAGGTTGCACCTACCCATTGTCACTGAATGCAAAAACAAAGAGTAGCTCGCTAAAGTGCTCAAATAAATCATTTCACAATAAATGAGAATTAAACATAGAAATGGTTGATGACAAATAAAATACTGTAGGCGACTGGTGGAGGATGAAAAGGCCGTCCTTCCATGTCATATGTTGTAATGCCAAAAAAAGGTCTGATTCCAAATTTCATTCTTGGTCACCAAAGATTATTGTGTTGATGAGTACAAAAAATAGATCTCGGATCTCAGGGTCAGCTGTATCAGTTGCTTAACAAGTTAGTGAAACATTATAGTTGAATAGAAACGGCTACTTAGTACGTATTGTGCAAGTATATTCAGGCAAACTAACATATATATGTTCAATAATGATGATTAAAAGATACTACCTGCCAATTGGATAAAGATCCAAGGCACCAGAAAAAGTTGACCAACCTATGAGCGGAAAACCAGACAAATATTTTTACCTTTATTAAGCATACGATCGATCCACCATTACATGGATGTATCAGGAAAACTTCCTTTTTACATCCATAAGTAGTACACTCCACACATTCTTATATATGTCAGAAGGTAGAGCACTGAGTCTATCGATATGGAGAGCAGCGATTTGGCTCCCGGGCTCAGATGAGCCCGGGCCTGAACAGTACAGCAATTTTATATAGAAAGAagttctaaaaattccaaaacaatttTGTGGTGTAAGATGCTCCTGTATGTGTACCCTGTgcaaaattttgtgaagtttggatattcgaggagctcgtggcaaaaaaaaaTCAGGCATGAACAGTGCAATTTTCAAAAGTTTCTCGGACATtcaaaatttgtcttttttgaaaatCACACTGTTCACGCCTCGAATGTCTGAGAAACTTTTGAAAATCACATTGTTCAcgcctgattttgtctttttttccACGACCTCCTCAAATATCCAAACTTCACAAAAAAAATCACGGAGTTCGCGCACATGAGCATCTTGCACCACAAAAATATTTGGAATTTTGTGAACTTTGTTTCTATTTTAAATTGTGGTACTGTTCACCGGGTTCATCTGAGCCCAGGTTCCGGGTTGAATTATTGATATGCCCTTACTCACTTTACAAACTCATCATTCTATCATTCCTTTGCATATAGCAACACTACTCACTGGACCACTCAATAATCACACAACTATACTGTCCATGTAAAATTTGACACACCAATTAGCAAGATGGGTGCCTCTCAACAACATATATTGGCGCAAAAAGGACAAGACTTCAAATTCAGTCGCAATCGTCCGCTTCACGCCCGCTACGGCTTGGGGGGAATGTTAGAAGTATAATGTGCTTGAGTTAGAGATAGAATTAGTAATtgtcttgtcttgtactccaagtctctacCCCACCATGTATTCTATATAATCCCTCACGAGGGTCAGATCAAAACAACACAATATTATCATCCTACAGTTTCCACAATCCAATCAACACTATGATCCAACATCATGCTCTTACTTGCATACAAGAAGCCCCCACGACAACAAAAGTTGGACATCGAGCTCGATAGAGATAAAAATAAAGACAGAACAAATGAGCAAATGAAAGTTTGACAAATCATACAACTAAACGTCAGACGAATTGAAAATTCTCCACAAAATAAGAGGGGATTGGACTCTGACCTGTGCTGTCCGTTCCTCCCAGCTTATTCACCCATGTTCGTCAGTCTTCCATACCAGAGCTACTGCGCTATGAAATGAAACGAACATTATATGCACCATGGCTTTCATATAGCTAATCTTATGAATTCGAAACATATGACCATCAGGAATGGAGAATACATTGATCAACGCAttatttttcccgcaaaaaaagaacaGGTTAATGCATTGTTTTGCATATGGAAGCAGAGCGATACAACAAGATAGTTGCAGCAGTAGTAGTATTACTATCTCCTTCGATAGATGAACTGGAGGTCGGACCATCTTCAAGGAGGATCGGTTTCGATTCTTGGCAAGCATGGCCCTGCATGTAACAACAGCTCAAGGACCATGAAAACCTCACGTACACAAACCTGGGACTACATTGTCATTTTTCTTCACTAACAATAAAAGAACAAGAATAACCAAACTACAACTTGCTGGGACTGATACACAACA
The window above is part of the Triticum aestivum cultivar Chinese Spring chromosome 2A, IWGSC CS RefSeq v2.1, whole genome shotgun sequence genome. Proteins encoded here:
- the LOC123189780 gene encoding vesicle-associated protein 1-2 isoform X2; translation: MGSDSKELLGIEPLELRFPFEFMKQISCSMELTNKTDDYLAFKVKTTSPKKYCVRPNSGIVPPRSTSSVVVTMQALKQAPPDMQCKDKFLVQSAVVTEGTAVKDITGEMFKKESGNVVDEVRLKVVYVQPPRPPSPVREGSEEGSSPRPSWSDGANINYQDATRESDEPPLSSAHKEPSEITTETSPLISRLTEERNSAIQQNNKLREELDLVRREISKQNGNGGFPLVFVVAVALLGILLGYLMKR
- the LOC123189780 gene encoding vesicle-associated protein 1-2 isoform X1, with product MGSDSKELLGIEPLELRFPFEFMKQISCSMELTNKTDDYLAFKVKTTSPKKYCVRPNSGIVPPRSTSSVVVTMQALKQAPPDMQCKDKFLVQSAVVTEGTAVKDITGEMFKKESGNVVDEVRLKVVYVQPPRPPSPVREGSEEGSSPRPSWSDGANINYQDMQATRESDEPPLSSAHKEPSEITTETSPLISRLTEERNSAIQQNNKLREELDLVRREISKQNGNGGFPLVFVVAVALLGILLGYLMKR
- the LOC123189779 gene encoding mitotic apparatus protein p62; this encodes MAGEEQPLTEYEKQRLARIRENEARLQALGIRRLAASPILNQPSSAAAAAATKRKQKKRSDDADDEYLPSDGGGGEEEEEEEDSSSAGDQDSEEEFKASSRSNQKGKAKKKMNLGSSSKSTVREEGAPFTDFMDDDAALQQAIALSLAEPSKSSVTTTTDPLESSVTTTTVAETSSRGAKGRKSTPCKDDNTTPVKDSSKNRKAKKQVRSRIQLSEDDVVAIFFSFDEAGKGYIAPWDLEKMANINDFIWTDFELSKMIRCFDSDKDGKISLEEFRTIVSRCNMLQEPGE